DNA from Candidatus Cloacimonas acidaminovorans str. Evry:
GAAAGGGCTCATTAACCGTTATTTTCACGAAAGGATAGCGTTTATCATCTTTCAGCATAATATTATATTTGGGACGGTAACGTTTAACTAAAGTTGCTTCCAAAATAAAGGCATCGGCTTCGCTATTGGTAATGATGTAATCCAAATCGGCAATATTCTTTATCAGATGTTCTGTTTTAAGGTCTTTGCCAGCGGGATTCAGATAATTCTTTATCCTATGCTTCAGGTTTAATGCCTTGCCGATGTAGATGATAGTTCCGTCTTTATCTTTCCAGAGATAAACACCTGGTTGTTCAGGAAGCAAAGCAAGTTTTGTTTCTATTTCTTCAGAAAACGCTGGCATAATTTTTTGCCTGCCTGATTAAGATAATCAATTTTTAACAGGATACCGGTGAGATAAAACAGCCCGAGAGTAATAACAGAAAGTATTGCATCTCTTATTAGTAAAGCAATTCTGCCGCTTACAGGGAAAAGATTACAGCTTATATAGAGCAAAAGATATAAGACACCACAAATCAAAAGGGATTTAATAATATTTATGGCAATCCCCGAAAAAGATATTTCCGGCATCTTTTTACGGATCAGGGTACGCAATATAAAGAAATTTACACAGGCAGTTATAGAAGTAGATAAAGCTAAACCCCGATGAGCCATAAACTGCATCAGAATAAAATTCAGGGTTATATTTAAAGCTACCATTCCCGCAGCAATTTTCACAGGTGTTTTGGTATCTTTATAAGCATAAAATACAGGGGTAATTGTTTGATTCAAGCCATAAAAAATTAAACCCAAGGAATAAAATACTAACGCCTGGGAAGTCATCCAAACCGCGTCTTCCTGAAAAGCTCCACTTTCAAATAAAATGCGTACAAAGTCCTCACCCAAAGCTAAAATAATAGTCGTTACCGGCAGCATAATGTAAGCCAAATTCAAACCCGAAAAACGAATACTTTCCGAGAGCTCTTGATAATTTTCAGTGGAAACACAGCGTGAATAAAAAGGAAGAACAGCTGTTCCCGTGGAAATGGCAAAAATACCTAAGGGTAATTGCATTAAACGATTGCCAAAATTTAATGCCGTAATTGAACCAGTTGGTAAAAAAGATGCCATCAACGCATCCGCTATCAAATTAATTTCCCGAATTCCAATTCCTATCATACTGGGAATAAAGCGCTTCCAGAGAACAGATAATGCCTCCGAACCAAACTTTAGATAAATCGCCCAACGGTAACCAATTTTTTTCAGGTAAGGCAGATTGATTACCGTTTGTAAAAAACCCCCTACTAAAACTCCCCCACCAGCCCAAACAATTAAATCCTCTCCACTCACTTTTAACACAAAATAGGGAATAAGAACTGTGGCAATCATCCCGATATTGAGTAAAGCGGAAGAAAGTCCCGTCATAAAAAAATAGTTATGCGAGTTCAAAATGGCAATAAAAGTAGAAGATAAGCCAATGAAAAACAGATAGGGAAAAATAATCCGCGTAAGCTTTATAGCCAGAACTTTCGTTTCAGATGCTAAACCTGGATAAAGACATTTCACAATCAACGGGGCAAGAGCTATTCCTAAAATTGTTAAGATACAAAGAATAAAAGTTAAAACGCTCAGCAGGTTCAAAGCAAATTCTATCTGTTTTTCCTTACCCTGCTTAATCTTAATGTCATTATAAAGAGGAACAAAAGCTGTGGAAAGTGCTCCTTCTCCAAAAAGGCGTCTTAATAAATTGGGAATATTGTAGCCCACATTAAAGGCATCATTCAAAGAAGTTGTGCCAAAGAAATAAGCCATCACCTGGTCTCTAATTAAACCGAAAATGCGGCTGATGAATACACCAATGGACATCACACTGATGTTTTTTGCCAAAGTCCGATGAGTGCCTTTAGCTTCCATTTATGGTTTCAGCAAATGTTTACAGTTTAAATAGAGGTTGGTCAGCACCAAATTCAAATTGGCATAACCCTCAACTTTACGATTGAGGTCTTCCAGAAAAAGCAGGAAATCATAAAGTCGGTCATCTATTCCTAAATTTGCTTCTGCGATTGGTTTCAAGAAATCTAATTTATCTATATTGGTAATTTCGCTATCAGGATTAGTAGAAAGGGAACCTAAGTCACTGGCAATAATCCGGATATATTTTAGTAAATCAATTACCTGGTCTATTGTTTGCTGTTTTTTATACCTTTCTGCCAATTCCAAATAACCCAAATCATTTTCTTCTGCTGCCAGGGAAAAGATTTCAAAAGCCCAATTACTGGAAAGGGATTCACTTTCCGAAGCAATTCTAATGGCAGTTTTCAAGTTACCGGCACAAATTCTGGAAGCAGACCTGGCTAAAGCGGAATTGATTTCAAATTCGTTGATTAGAATTTCCTCAATTACACCCCTTGTTAAGGGCTTAAAATAAACAGGTTGAGTGCGGGAAAGTATCGTCGGTAAAATTAATGGCAAGCGTTCAGTAATGAGAATTATAATAGTTCGTTCCGGAGGTTCTTCCAGGGTTTTTAGAAAAGCATTGGCAGTAGCATTATTCATCATATCTGCATCTTCAATAATTACTATTCTGTATTTTGCTTCATGGATGGATAGTTCCAGGCGTTTGTTCAATAGCGTAATGCTTTCTTTACGGATTTCCGTAGCGTCTTTGAAAAAAAAGTCCTTCCAAGGAGTGTTAATTTTATTCTGCAAATATGCTTCATACGATTTTTGAGCGTCCGTATTCTTAATCTCTCCCTCTACACTGAGATTCAAATTGGGAGTAGGAAAGAGATAAACGAAATCAGGATGCTCCAACTGCAAAAATTTATGACAGGCATCACACTCGCCACAGGGTTTTAATTCGCTGGTAGCTAAACAATTAACTGCCATTCCGAAATAGAGGGCAGTGGTAAATTTACCAACTCCATCACTTCCGTAAAAAAGATATGCCTGAGCTATACGATCATTTTCAATTGCCTTATCTAAAAGCTCTAAGGCATTTTCCTGTCCTTTTATTTTGGGTAACATTTAAACAATGCTTATTTTACTGCGTCCCGCTTCATCACTGATGCTATAGTCATAAATCTTTTTCACATAGGGACTGGTGAATTCGCTTGCCAGTATATCGTAAATAAAAACATCGTGATATTGTCCTGAAACAAACATAAATTCTCTTTGTACTCCCACTTTTTTAAACCCGATTTTTTCATAACAACGAATAGCACGCTTGTTATAGGACATCACGGAAAGATAAACATTATGCAGATTTAAAATGTTGAAAGCAAAATCCAGAAGCAAACTCGTTGCCTCAGTTCCAATACCCTGATTCCAAAAGGTCTTTTCCCCAATAAAAATTCCCAGAGAAGCATTTCTGTGAACTTGTGAGACCTGATGAATTCCACAATTTCCGATAACCTTATTAGTATCTTTTTCCACAATGGCAAAAATATAATTCTCCCGCATCAATTTACGCAACAGCTCCGTTTCCTTTTCCATATCCAGAACTATCTGAGATAGTGTTACAAATTGCCCTATTTCCATATCATTCAGCCATTCCGTGTATTTTTCCACATCATCCATAGAAACGGGGGAAAGATAACACTTTTCTCCTACCAGTTTTCTAAAATATTTCATTTTTTCTCCCTGTTTTTTTAATCTTATTCAGGTATGGTAATACCCTGTGGTTTCTATTTCTAAACCTGAGCAAAGTGTCAAGAAGTTTCCAGTATCTTGCAGATTACGCAGATTTTTTTACACCGAGAACACCGAGAATACTGAGAGCACCGAGAAAAAGATGACAAATTAACAATTTTAAATTCGTATAAATTCCATTAAATACAATAAATTCGTTAAATCCTGTCAATATGTCGTCACGAGTTATAAGCGCCAAAAAATTATCTCACAGCCAAAAAGTTATCAACGCGCTAACGACTCCTAACTTGCAAGTATCCCTCTGCTCTCTGCTCTTAGCTCTCAGCCCGCACTATCCTATACGCGAAAATCCCTTCAGGATGATTGCTTTCAGTTCGCTAATGTTTTCTGTATGATTTATTTGATTGCGTAATTCAGCTCCTCCTAAAATGCCTTTAGTATAAAAGCAAAGATGTGCACGCATTTCTCTCACAACAACATCTTCCGATTTATACAGCAATGCTTTATCCAAATGGGCAAAAATGGTCTTCACGATTTCTTTTTGGATTACAGGATTGTAAGTTCCGGTAGAAATCAGCTGGCGACTTTGCGCAAAAAGCCAGGGTTTCCCTAAAGCACCTCTACCAATCATTATTCCGTCACAATTGGTCTCTGTTATCATTCTTTGTGCGTCTTCCGGAGTTTTAATATCTCCATTTCCAACAACCGGAATTTGGACATTTTGTTTCAGGATTTTTATCTGTTCCCAATTGCTGGTGCCCGAAAACATCTGGCTTGAAGTTCTGGGATGCAAACAGAGAAAATCGGCTCCGCATTCCTGCAACATTAATCCAAATTGTAAATAATTCTGATTTTGGAAATTCCATCCACTACGAAATTTAACACTTAAAGGTATCCTCCCTAAGAGAGCATTTTTAACTTCTTTAACTATTTTTCCAGCTAAAGAAGGGGTCTGCATTAAAGCTGAACCAGCTCCCTTGCGGATAACTTTTTTCACCGGACAGCCCATATTAATATCCATAAAATCAGGTTTTAAAGGTAATAATACCTCAACCGCTCTTGCCATTATGAGTGGATTACTGCCAAAAATTTGGATGCCGAAAGGGTGCTCTGACTCATCAAACTGAACATATTGTAAGGTCTTAGCGGAATTTCTGGTTAAGCCATCAGCACTAACCATTTCGCTGTATAAGACCTCAGCTCCCCAATTTTTACAAATTTGGCGAAATGCGGAATCGCTATAGCCGGCTAAAGGGGCTAAAAATAGAAGTGGCTTATTTAAAAAGGGAACGGTCATTGATTAGTGTATATGGCTTTTATGGAATCAATATTTACCTCATCAATATATTCCTTATTCATAAAGCGATCGGCATATTCTTTGTAAAGTCCGCTATCCAAAAAGAAATTTACTAGGTCTTTATCCAGATGACCTTCCTTAACCATATAACCCATAATATTTAATGACTCGCTTAAGGTCTTGGCTGTTTTATAGGGTCTATCGGAAGCGGTTAATGCTTCAAAGATATCTGCTACAGCTAAAATACGGGACTGCAAAGGTAATTTTTCCGCTGTATAGCCATTAGGATAACCCTTTCCATTGAGCGCTTCATGATGAGTAGCTGCATAGAAAGCTACATTTTCATACTTTTTGGGGAAAGATAGTTGAGAAAGCATTTCCCAGGTGATGGCAACATGATCTTGCATAATTTTCATTTCTTCAGGAGTAAATGTTCCTCTGCCACTAATCTGCATATTCTTTTTTTCGTCTTCCGTAAAAATAAAGTAACGCTTTCCTTCATATTCAAAATTTATCTTTCCGAGTTTTTCCACTTTTTCTAAATCGGCTTTATCAACAAATTCTTTGCCTACATTTACATTGATAAGGAAGTTGGTTATATTAGCAAGATAATTACGAAAATCCGCGGGCTCCAGTTCGCTGTCTATATTTTGATGGATAAAATCGGCAAATTCATCTTCCTTTAGCTTTAACTGCAAGCAGGTTAGCAATAGTTCCAGTTTTTCCAAACGCAATTTTACCAGCTCTATGCGGTCACAAATTGTTTCCAGTTTTGTGCTTTTATCCATAATTGCTTCAGGAGTGACAATTTTACCAACATCGTGCATCCAGCCAGCCATAGAAAGTTCTTTTAGTTCGTTTTCGCTGAATTTGCGTCCCGGGAAATATTTTTCTCCCTTTTCGTTAATTTTAGTGGCTATCATTTCCGTCAGCATTGCTACGCGGGTTATATGATTGGAAGAGTATTTGGACTTTCTTTCAATGGCACCGGCAATGGAACGGATAAATTGATTCAATAGTTCTTCCAAATTCTCAATCAGTTTTTTATTGGAAAGAGCAATAGCTGCCTGCGAAGCAAGCGAAGAAAGCATTGTTTTATGCTCATCGGTAAAAGAAACGATGTTTCCTTCTTCATCCATAGCATTGATGAATTGAATCACCCCTAAAACAGTATCCTCATGATTTTTTAAGGGTATAGTTAGCATTGACTTACAGCGATAGTTATTTTCTCTATCGGTCTTCATAGTTCCGCTCACATCGTAGCCCTCCGCTTTGTATACATCAGCGAAACATAAGCTTTGTTTGTGATGATAAACATTGGTAACGATTTTGTTATCTACCGGATTGCCTTTTTCATCGTAAAGGTCAATGCTTTTCCAGTTTACGGGTCCCCGCGTTCCTCCCTTGCGTAAATTTAAGGTAGCATTATACACAATTTCAAACTGAAGTTTGGTGGCATCCTCATTAACCGTATAAATTGTGGCAGCATCGGCTCGGGTAAAGGAAATTCCTTCTTCCAGAATCATATCAAATATTTTATCCAAGTCGGTTTCTGAAGAAAGTGATTCGCCAATACGCGTTAACCTTTGAATATGTAATAATTGCTCCTCAGCCAAATTAGTGATGCTTTCTACAACACTATTGAGCATTTTGTTGATTTGATAGTTGCTACTAAAATTGTAACTCATTTTTATTTACTCCTAAATTCGTTTAAATAACATATATTGTGGCTCAAAGCCCTGTCGCCTTTGTTCGGATTCATACCAGGTGGGAATATGTTCTTCAAAAGGTGATTCTTTAAGCATAAGTTCTTCATAGACGGATATAAAACTGGGATGAGCTAAAAACTCATCTAAAATCCAGGTAGCATAATCGCTATTATCAGTGGTGATTTGAACTTGAGCTAGCGGTTTTAAAATCATTGCCAGAGAACTCAAAAATTCCTGTTGAATTAAACGACGGCGATGATGTTTGCGTTTGGGCCAGGGATCAGGATATTGAATAAAAACCCCGGAAACCGATTCTGCAGGAAATAGCTGGCAGATTGAATTATCAACATACAAACGCATAAGACGCACATTGGGGTTTTGTTCCGGCGTTAATTTCTTGAGTGTGTTGTTGATTCTTTTTTCCGCCGCTTCCAAACCGATATAATTGTATTCCGGATGCAGAATGGAGTAGCGGGCAATAAATTCACCCTTGCCACAACCGATTTCCAGATACAAGGAATGGGAATTATGAAACAAATCAACCGGATTCAGGCATATAAATTTGCCCTCTTCATTTATCTGCGGTTTGATAACAAAGAAATTCCGATCAGAAAT
Protein-coding regions in this window:
- a CDS encoding DNA polymerase III subunit codes for the protein MLPKIKGQENALELLDKAIENDRIAQAYLFYGSDGVGKFTTALYFGMAVNCLATSELKPCGECDACHKFLQLEHPDFVYLFPTPNLNLSVEGEIKNTDAQKSYEAYLQNKINTPWKDFFFKDATEIRKESITLLNKRLELSIHEAKYRIVIIEDADMMNNATANAFLKTLEEPPERTIIILITERLPLILPTILSRTQPVYFKPLTRGVIEEILINEFEINSALARSASRICAGNLKTAIRIASESESLSSNWAFEIFSLAAEENDLGYLELAERYKKQQTIDQVIDLLKYIRIIASDLGSLSTNPDSEITNIDKLDFLKPIAEANLGIDDRLYDFLLFLEDLNRKVEGYANLNLVLTNLYLNCKHLLKP
- a CDS encoding GNAT family N-acetyltransferase → MKYFRKLVGEKCYLSPVSMDDVEKYTEWLNDMEIGQFVTLSQIVLDMEKETELLRKLMRENYIFAIVEKDTNKVIGNCGIHQVSQVHRNASLGIFIGEKTFWNQGIGTEATSLLLDFAFNILNLHNVYLSVMSYNKRAIRCYEKIGFKKVGVQREFMFVSGQYHDVFIYDILASEFTSPYVKKIYDYSISDEAGRSKISIV
- the murJ gene encoding murein biosynthesis integral membrane protein MurJ — translated: MEAKGTHRTLAKNISVMSIGVFISRIFGLIRDQVMAYFFGTTSLNDAFNVGYNIPNLLRRLFGEGALSTAFVPLYNDIKIKQGKEKQIEFALNLLSVLTFILCILTILGIALAPLIVKCLYPGLASETKVLAIKLTRIIFPYLFFIGLSSTFIAILNSHNYFFMTGLSSALLNIGMIATVLIPYFVLKVSGEDLIVWAGGGVLVGGFLQTVINLPYLKKIGYRWAIYLKFGSEALSVLWKRFIPSMIGIGIREINLIADALMASFLPTGSITALNFGNRLMQLPLGIFAISTGTAVLPFYSRCVSTENYQELSESIRFSGLNLAYIMLPVTTIILALGEDFVRILFESGAFQEDAVWMTSQALVFYSLGLIFYGLNQTITPVFYAYKDTKTPVKIAAGMVALNITLNFILMQFMAHRGLALSTSITACVNFFILRTLIRKKMPEISFSGIAINIIKSLLICGVLYLLLYISCNLFPVSGRIALLIRDAILSVITLGLFYLTGILLKIDYLNQAGKKLCQRFLKK
- the trmB gene encoding tRNA (guanosine(46)-N7)-methyltransferase TrmB, whose translation is MISDRNFFVIKPQINEEGKFICLNPVDLFHNSHSLYLEIGCGKGEFIARYSILHPEYNYIGLEAAEKRINNTLKKLTPEQNPNVRLMRLYVDNSICQLFPAESVSGVFIQYPDPWPKRKHHRRRLIQQEFLSSLAMILKPLAQVQITTDNSDYATWILDEFLAHPSFISVYEELMLKESPFEEHIPTWYESEQRRQGFEPQYMLFKRI
- the dusB gene encoding tRNA dihydrouridine synthase DusB — its product is MTVPFLNKPLLFLAPLAGYSDSAFRQICKNWGAEVLYSEMVSADGLTRNSAKTLQYVQFDESEHPFGIQIFGSNPLIMARAVEVLLPLKPDFMDINMGCPVKKVIRKGAGSALMQTPSLAGKIVKEVKNALLGRIPLSVKFRSGWNFQNQNYLQFGLMLQECGADFLCLHPRTSSQMFSGTSNWEQIKILKQNVQIPVVGNGDIKTPEDAQRMITETNCDGIMIGRGALGKPWLFAQSRQLISTGTYNPVIQKEIVKTIFAHLDKALLYKSEDVVVREMRAHLCFYTKGILGGAELRNQINHTENISELKAIILKGFSRIG
- a CDS encoding HD domain-containing phosphohydrolase — protein: MSYNFSSNYQINKMLNSVVESITNLAEEQLLHIQRLTRIGESLSSETDLDKIFDMILEEGISFTRADAATIYTVNEDATKLQFEIVYNATLNLRKGGTRGPVNWKSIDLYDEKGNPVDNKIVTNVYHHKQSLCFADVYKAEGYDVSGTMKTDRENNYRCKSMLTIPLKNHEDTVLGVIQFINAMDEEGNIVSFTDEHKTMLSSLASQAAIALSNKKLIENLEELLNQFIRSIAGAIERKSKYSSNHITRVAMLTEMIATKINEKGEKYFPGRKFSENELKELSMAGWMHDVGKIVTPEAIMDKSTKLETICDRIELVKLRLEKLELLLTCLQLKLKEDEFADFIHQNIDSELEPADFRNYLANITNFLINVNVGKEFVDKADLEKVEKLGKINFEYEGKRYFIFTEDEKKNMQISGRGTFTPEEMKIMQDHVAITWEMLSQLSFPKKYENVAFYAATHHEALNGKGYPNGYTAEKLPLQSRILAVADIFEALTASDRPYKTAKTLSESLNIMGYMVKEGHLDKDLVNFFLDSGLYKEYADRFMNKEYIDEVNIDSIKAIYTNQ